A single Kribbella aluminosa DNA region contains:
- a CDS encoding glutamate ABC transporter substrate-binding protein, giving the protein MRMRTLVSTVGVAALALTAAACGKSEPSAGGSGGGNASDSCGQLHKFTTASGVDVAGSPTFTKIKSAGKLTVGVKADQPNLGYKDASGKRCGFDIEVARMVSAGLGLDPDKVEYKEIPSANRETAIAGGEIDYYVGTYSITDKRKKQVSFAGPYFIAGQDLLVRKDDTSMDAGKTALKGKKVCSATGSTPIQRVKDEQLTEPSNISEFKTYSECVSQLLDKKVDTVTTDDAILKGYAATAPDQLRVVGKPFSVEKYGIGLPLADKALRDKVNSVLAAGEADGTWKAIYDETLGKSGSDSTPPPLEKY; this is encoded by the coding sequence ATGAGAATGCGCACCCTCGTCTCCACGGTAGGCGTCGCAGCGCTCGCGCTGACCGCCGCCGCCTGTGGCAAGAGCGAGCCGAGCGCCGGGGGCAGTGGCGGCGGCAACGCCTCCGACTCGTGCGGCCAACTGCACAAGTTCACCACCGCGAGCGGCGTGGACGTAGCCGGCAGCCCGACCTTCACCAAGATCAAGTCCGCCGGCAAGCTGACCGTCGGCGTCAAGGCCGACCAGCCGAACCTCGGCTACAAGGACGCCAGCGGCAAGCGCTGCGGCTTCGACATCGAGGTCGCCCGGATGGTCTCGGCCGGCCTCGGCCTCGACCCCGACAAGGTCGAGTACAAGGAGATCCCGTCCGCGAACCGCGAGACCGCGATCGCCGGCGGTGAGATCGACTACTACGTCGGCACCTACTCGATCACCGACAAGCGCAAGAAGCAGGTCTCGTTCGCCGGCCCGTACTTCATCGCCGGCCAGGACCTGCTGGTCCGCAAGGACGACACCTCGATGGACGCCGGCAAGACCGCACTGAAGGGCAAGAAGGTCTGCTCGGCGACCGGTTCGACCCCGATCCAGCGGGTCAAGGACGAGCAGCTGACCGAGCCGAGCAACATCTCCGAGTTCAAGACCTACTCGGAGTGCGTCTCCCAGCTGCTGGACAAGAAGGTCGACACGGTCACCACCGACGACGCGATCCTCAAGGGGTACGCCGCCACCGCGCCCGACCAGCTCCGTGTGGTCGGCAAGCCGTTCAGCGTCGAGAAGTACGGCATCGGCCTGCCGCTGGCCGACAAGGCGCTGCGCGACAAGGTGAACTCCGTCCTGGCTGCCGGCGAGGCCGACGGCACCTGGAAGGCGATCTACGACGAGACGCTCGGCAAGTCGGGCTCGGACTCGACCCCGCCGCCGCTCGAGAAGTACTGA
- a CDS encoding amino acid ABC transporter ATP-binding protein produces MVALTGVNKHYGDLHVLKDINLSIDEGEVVVVIGPSGSGKSTLCRTINRLEPIDSGSITLDGQALPSEGRALAKLRADVGMVFQSFNLFAHKTILQNVTLGPTKVRKADQKQAEKRAMELLERVGVASQADKYPAQLSGGQQQRVAIARALAMDPKVILFDEPTSALDPEMIQEVLEVMVDLARQGMTMVVVTHEMGFARTAANRVVFMADGEIVEESDPETFFTSPTSKRAQDFLGKILKH; encoded by the coding sequence CTGGTTGCGCTGACCGGCGTCAACAAACATTACGGCGATCTGCACGTCCTGAAGGACATCAACCTGTCCATCGACGAGGGCGAAGTAGTCGTCGTGATCGGCCCGTCCGGGTCCGGCAAGTCGACGCTGTGCCGCACGATCAACCGGCTCGAGCCGATCGACTCCGGCAGCATCACCCTGGACGGCCAGGCCCTCCCCAGTGAGGGTCGCGCGCTGGCCAAGCTGCGGGCCGACGTCGGCATGGTGTTCCAGTCGTTCAACCTGTTCGCCCACAAGACGATTCTGCAGAACGTGACCCTCGGCCCGACCAAGGTCCGCAAGGCGGACCAGAAGCAGGCCGAGAAGCGGGCAATGGAGCTGCTGGAACGGGTCGGCGTGGCAAGCCAGGCCGACAAGTACCCGGCCCAGCTGTCCGGGGGTCAGCAACAGCGCGTGGCGATCGCCCGCGCCCTGGCCATGGACCCGAAGGTGATCCTCTTCGACGAGCCCACCTCGGCGCTCGACCCGGAGATGATCCAGGAGGTACTCGAGGTGATGGTCGACCTCGCCAGGCAGGGCATGACGATGGTCGTGGTGACGCACGAGATGGGCTTCGCCCGGACCGCGGCGAACCGGGTGGTGTTCATGGCCGACGGCGAGATCGTCGAGGAATCCGATCCGGAGACCTTCTTCACGAGCCCGACCTCGAAGCGCGCCCAGGACTTCCTGGGCAAGATCCTCAAGCACTGA
- the miaB gene encoding tRNA (N6-isopentenyl adenosine(37)-C2)-methylthiotransferase MiaB yields the protein MRTYEVRTYGCQMNVHDSERLRGLLEDAGYVRAPEGDDADVVVFNTCAVRENADNKLYGNLGHLAPVKAKKPGMQIAVGGCLAQKDKASIVRKAPWVDVVFGTHNIGSLPALLERSRVEQESQVEILEALEVFPSTLPTRRESPYSAWVSVSVGCNNTCTFCIVPSLRGREKDRRPGEILAEVEALVAEGVLEVTLLGQNVNSYGVEFGDRFAFSKLLRSCGSIDGLERVRFTSPHPRDFTADVIEAMAETPNVMPSLHMPLQSGSDAVLKAMRRSYRRDRYLKIIEDVRAAMPDAAITTDIIVGFPGETEEDFQGTLDVVRQARFAGAFTFQYSKRPGTPAESMENQIPRDVVQERYERLVALQDDMAWGENKVLVGRSVEVLVAEGEGRKDASTHRLSGRGADNRLVHFAVPEGVEAPRPGDMATVEITYAAPHHLVADVFGAVRRTRAGDAWERVQGVPAATPGVMLGMPTIGAQPMEPAAGGCQVG from the coding sequence ATGCGTACTTATGAGGTCCGCACCTACGGGTGCCAGATGAATGTCCACGACTCCGAGCGGCTGCGCGGGCTGCTGGAGGATGCGGGCTACGTCCGCGCGCCGGAGGGCGACGACGCCGATGTGGTCGTCTTCAACACCTGCGCGGTCCGCGAGAACGCCGACAACAAGCTGTACGGCAACCTCGGGCACCTGGCGCCGGTGAAGGCCAAGAAGCCCGGCATGCAGATCGCCGTCGGCGGGTGCCTGGCGCAGAAGGACAAGGCGTCGATCGTTCGCAAGGCCCCGTGGGTGGACGTGGTCTTCGGGACGCACAACATCGGGTCGCTGCCGGCGCTGCTGGAGCGGTCCCGGGTCGAGCAGGAGTCGCAGGTCGAGATCCTCGAGGCGCTCGAGGTGTTCCCGTCGACGCTGCCGACCCGCCGCGAGTCGCCGTACAGCGCCTGGGTCTCGGTGAGCGTCGGCTGCAACAACACCTGCACGTTCTGCATCGTGCCGTCGCTGCGCGGCCGCGAGAAGGACCGCCGGCCGGGCGAGATCCTCGCCGAGGTCGAGGCGCTGGTCGCCGAGGGCGTGCTCGAGGTGACCCTGCTCGGGCAGAACGTCAACTCGTACGGCGTGGAGTTCGGCGACCGGTTCGCGTTCTCGAAGCTGCTCCGTTCGTGCGGCTCGATCGACGGCCTGGAGCGGGTCCGCTTCACCTCGCCGCATCCGCGGGACTTCACCGCGGACGTGATCGAGGCGATGGCCGAGACGCCGAACGTGATGCCTTCGCTGCACATGCCGCTGCAGTCCGGCTCGGACGCCGTACTGAAGGCGATGCGCCGTTCGTATCGGCGGGACCGTTATCTGAAGATCATCGAAGACGTGCGGGCGGCCATGCCCGACGCCGCGATCACCACCGACATCATCGTCGGGTTCCCGGGGGAGACCGAGGAGGACTTCCAGGGCACCCTCGACGTGGTCCGGCAGGCGCGGTTCGCGGGCGCGTTCACCTTCCAGTACTCGAAGCGTCCCGGGACGCCGGCCGAGTCGATGGAGAACCAGATCCCGCGGGACGTCGTCCAGGAGCGGTACGAGCGGCTCGTCGCACTGCAGGACGACATGGCCTGGGGCGAGAACAAGGTGCTCGTCGGGCGTTCGGTCGAGGTCCTCGTCGCCGAGGGGGAGGGGCGGAAGGACGCCTCCACCCACCGGCTCAGCGGCCGCGGCGCGGACAACCGGCTCGTCCACTTCGCCGTACCGGAAGGTGTCGAGGCGCCGCGACCGGGTGACATGGCAACGGTCGAGATCACGTACGCCGCTCCGCACCACCTGGTCGCCGACGTGTTCGGTGCGGTACGCCGGACCCGCGCCGGCGACGCGTGGGAACGCGTCCAGGGAGTACCGGCCGCCACGCCCGGCGTCATGCTCGGCATGCCAACGATCGGCGCCCAGCCGATGGAGCCCGCAGCCGGCGGCTGCCAGGTCGGATGA
- a CDS encoding amidohydrolase family protein codes for MNSSRRQFLARTAAGAAIVAGGTFTTTSTSQAKPAKLTALTALTGVTVIDVSTGRRDPNQTVLISGERIVGVGRFPVPQGAVEVDLAGKYVIPGLADMHVHSLGDERVSPPLYLANGLTTVREMSGTNPALYDWRDRIEAGTLLGPRMVVASNIIDGDPTLWDPNLIKVIVVDGATDARAAVRRVKAEGADFVKVYSRLSRESWLAIIDEARKVGLTVHGHGPDEVTSTEVSNRGQRSIEHIHSLGLAVSTREADVRRMVLGIKVANGDYNSWFRQLHPIEWIAANTYSPARAADVFGTLRRNRTRVTPTLTMHRVLDQIDYTRLDPALAKYLSADSIGTYDYVIQTMYAANRTAEEISHQRQMWAWRQRFVRELFAHDVPVMAGTDTGTPYSVPGFALHDELEHLVGAGATPRQALYAATVEPAKFLGRTADLGAVQAGKIADLVVLDADPLADIRNSRRIDTVVTRGRVISPAARRQMLAGVEAAVKEPPTAATIAAGGCCGTGTTGH; via the coding sequence ATGAACAGTTCTCGTCGTCAGTTTCTCGCCCGTACTGCCGCCGGCGCCGCGATCGTCGCGGGTGGCACGTTCACCACGACCTCCACGTCCCAGGCGAAGCCCGCGAAGCTCACCGCGCTCACCGCGCTGACCGGCGTCACGGTCATCGACGTCAGCACCGGGCGTCGGGACCCCAATCAAACAGTGCTGATCAGCGGCGAGCGGATCGTCGGGGTCGGGCGGTTTCCGGTGCCGCAGGGTGCGGTGGAGGTCGACCTGGCCGGCAAGTACGTCATCCCGGGCCTCGCCGACATGCACGTCCACAGCCTCGGCGACGAGCGGGTCTCGCCGCCCTTGTACCTCGCGAACGGGCTGACCACGGTCCGGGAGATGTCCGGTACGAACCCGGCGCTGTACGACTGGCGGGACCGGATCGAGGCGGGCACGCTGCTCGGTCCGCGGATGGTGGTCGCCAGCAACATCATCGACGGCGACCCGACGCTGTGGGACCCGAACCTGATCAAGGTGATCGTGGTCGACGGCGCCACCGATGCGAGGGCCGCCGTACGCCGGGTCAAGGCCGAGGGCGCCGACTTCGTCAAGGTGTACTCGCGGCTCAGCCGGGAGTCCTGGCTGGCGATCATCGACGAGGCCCGCAAGGTCGGCCTGACCGTGCACGGCCACGGGCCCGACGAGGTCACCTCGACGGAGGTCAGCAACCGCGGCCAGCGCAGCATCGAGCACATCCACTCGCTCGGCCTGGCGGTGTCCACCCGAGAGGCCGACGTACGGCGGATGGTGCTCGGGATCAAGGTCGCGAACGGCGACTACAACAGCTGGTTCCGGCAACTGCACCCGATCGAGTGGATCGCCGCGAACACGTACAGCCCGGCCCGCGCCGCCGACGTGTTCGGCACGCTGCGCCGTAACCGGACCCGGGTGACGCCGACGCTGACCATGCACAGGGTCCTCGACCAGATCGACTACACCCGGCTCGACCCGGCGCTGGCGAAGTACCTGAGCGCGGACTCGATCGGGACCTACGACTACGTGATCCAGACCATGTACGCCGCGAACCGCACCGCGGAGGAGATCTCCCACCAGCGCCAGATGTGGGCGTGGCGGCAGCGGTTCGTCCGGGAGCTGTTCGCGCACGACGTACCGGTCATGGCCGGCACCGATACGGGTACGCCGTACTCCGTGCCCGGGTTCGCGCTGCACGACGAGCTGGAGCACCTGGTCGGCGCGGGCGCGACCCCACGGCAGGCGCTGTACGCCGCGACGGTCGAGCCGGCCAAGTTCCTCGGGCGGACCGCGGACCTGGGCGCCGTACAAGCCGGGAAGATCGCGGACCTCGTCGTACTGGATGCGGACCCGCTGGCCGATATCCGCAACAGCCGCCGGATCGACACCGTGGTGACCCGCGGCCGGGTCATCTCCCCCGCCGCCCGGCGGCAGATGCTCGCCGGCGTCGAGGCCGCGGTCAAGGAGCCGCCGACGGCCGCGACCATCGCTGCAGGAGGCTGCTGCGGGACCGGCACAACCGGACACTGA
- a CDS encoding phosphotransferase — protein MSLLAPDAEPFAFGRDADIYAIDEDWVLRRYRNGHPVRDEADFMRHVAQYGYPVPVVREVDGADMVVQRLEGPTLGEAAIAGELTATDIGLLHADLHRRLQSIPAPSGTPGLVVVHGDLHPLNVISTPDGPVVIDWRDAEEGIAEFDIAMSAIIFAQVALDPSYADLNTLLRDALATYLANSIDPTPGLDAALARRAANRTLTAAERELLPAQEALIRAHL, from the coding sequence ATGAGCCTGCTCGCCCCCGATGCCGAGCCGTTCGCGTTCGGGCGGGACGCGGACATCTACGCGATCGACGAGGACTGGGTCCTGCGGCGGTACCGGAACGGGCACCCGGTCCGCGACGAGGCCGACTTCATGCGGCACGTGGCGCAGTACGGGTATCCGGTGCCGGTGGTCCGCGAGGTGGACGGCGCCGACATGGTCGTGCAGCGGCTCGAGGGGCCGACGCTCGGCGAGGCCGCGATCGCGGGCGAGCTGACCGCGACCGACATCGGGCTGCTGCATGCTGACCTGCACCGCCGGCTGCAGTCGATCCCGGCGCCGAGCGGTACGCCGGGGCTGGTCGTGGTGCACGGCGACCTGCACCCGCTGAACGTGATCTCCACGCCGGACGGGCCGGTCGTGATCGACTGGCGGGATGCCGAGGAGGGGATCGCGGAGTTCGACATCGCGATGTCCGCGATCATCTTCGCGCAGGTGGCGCTCGACCCTTCGTACGCGGACCTCAACACGCTGCTCCGCGACGCGCTGGCGACGTACCTGGCGAACTCGATCGACCCGACCCCTGGCCTCGACGCCGCCCTCGCCCGCCGCGCGGCCAACCGCACGCTGACTGCGGCGGAGCGTGAACTGCTACCGGCTCAGGAAGCGCTGATCCGCGCCCACCTGTGA
- a CDS encoding amino acid ABC transporter permease: protein MLSVLTDNWKLFVDGFWTTIRLFLVAGVFSLVLGTALAGFRVSPVPALRGFGTGYVNILRNTPLTLVFAFLVFGAPKMQIELPSYFWSAVTALTIYTSAFICEVVRSGINTVAPGQSEAARAVGMTFLQVLRIVVLPQAFRAIVPPLTSVLIALLKNTTIAAGFSVAEAGAIPAVMAERGENQVLTLVWITIGFLIAIIPLVLLQRWAERRTAVA, encoded by the coding sequence ATGCTCTCGGTCCTCACCGACAACTGGAAACTGTTCGTCGACGGTTTCTGGACGACGATCAGGCTGTTCCTGGTCGCCGGGGTGTTCAGCCTGGTGCTCGGCACCGCGCTGGCCGGGTTCCGGGTCTCTCCGGTGCCTGCCCTGCGCGGATTCGGCACCGGCTACGTCAACATCCTGCGCAACACCCCGCTGACCCTGGTGTTCGCGTTCCTGGTCTTCGGCGCCCCGAAGATGCAGATCGAGCTTCCGTCGTACTTCTGGTCCGCGGTCACCGCGCTGACCATCTACACCTCGGCGTTCATCTGCGAGGTCGTCCGCTCCGGGATCAACACGGTCGCACCCGGCCAGAGCGAGGCCGCCCGCGCGGTCGGCATGACGTTCCTGCAGGTACTGCGGATCGTCGTGCTGCCGCAGGCGTTCCGGGCGATCGTGCCGCCGCTGACCAGCGTGCTGATCGCCCTGCTCAAGAACACCACGATCGCGGCGGGCTTCTCGGTCGCCGAGGCCGGGGCGATCCCGGCGGTGATGGCCGAGCGCGGTGAGAACCAGGTGCTGACCCTGGTCTGGATCACCATCGGCTTCCTGATCGCCATCATTCCCCTGGTCCTCCTGCAACGGTGGGCCGAACGACGGACGGCGGTGGCCTGA